One genomic window of Clostridioides sp. ES-S-0054-01 includes the following:
- a CDS encoding flavodoxin family protein encodes MAKILGICGSPRKGATEYAVLEALKEAETIPGIETEYWSVRGKKISPCVHCDACIRKETMCIIKDDIQELEQKILEADGIIVGSPVYDMNITAQLTAVFNRLRPMYLVHPGKLQNKIGAAITTGGTRYGGQELTKLPIINFFLMHEMLVSGGLGGCYIGGTIWSKDGKAKGAQEDETGMDTVRRLGKGAAEAVMVSKFGLEKWNVVKEELNVKKDEKSPLRDH; translated from the coding sequence ATGGCAAAGATATTAGGTATTTGTGGAAGTCCACGTAAAGGAGCAACAGAATATGCAGTATTAGAAGCTTTGAAAGAAGCAGAAACTATACCTGGTATAGAAACAGAGTATTGGTCAGTTAGAGGGAAAAAAATAAGCCCTTGTGTACATTGTGATGCATGTATAAGAAAAGAAACTATGTGTATCATAAAAGATGATATACAAGAATTAGAGCAAAAAATATTGGAGGCAGATGGAATTATAGTAGGTTCTCCGGTTTATGATATGAATATAACTGCTCAACTTACAGCAGTATTTAATAGACTTCGTCCAATGTATTTAGTTCATCCAGGAAAACTTCAAAATAAGATTGGGGCAGCTATAACTACTGGTGGAACTAGATATGGTGGTCAAGAACTTACAAAACTTCCTATAATAAATTTCTTCCTAATGCATGAAATGTTAGTATCTGGAGGTTTAGGTGGATGCTATATAGGTGGTACAATATGGAGTAAAGATGGAAAAGCAAAAGGTGCCCAAGAGGACGAGACAGGTATGGATACTGTAAGAAGACTTGGAAAAGGTGCTGCAGAAGCTGTTATGGTTTCTAAGTTTGGTCTTGAAAAATGGAATGTTGTAAAAGAAGAGTTAAATGTTAAAAAGGATGAGAAATCTCCTCTTAGAGACCACTAG
- a CDS encoding molybdopterin-dependent oxidoreductase, translating to MEKVIGKSYPLKDAALKVTGQMKYVADMKPQNVLHAKMLLSPVAHAKIKSIDTSEAEKVVGVRAIATHLNTSQRKYNGSLRFYEHNIPENEVVFSDTVRFVGDRVAAVAAETLEIAEKAVKLIKVEYEELPAVFTIQDAIKEDAICIHGDSNIVSQNNINGGDVEKGFKECDYIFEDEYSTPAIHHSAIETHSVIAHYDYNDKLTVHTPCQNTFGFRIILSQIFGMSLNKVRVIRPAIGGSFGGKLELTIEPVAAALSKMTRRPVKMVLTRKESMISTRTRHGSFVKLKTGVNKDGEVIAQDIKIYTNTGAYASSALNVIGALSHKVFKVYKIPNIKFTGMPVYTNTPIAGAMRGYGSPQIFMAQQAQFAKIAKEIGMDLVDFQNKNAVEPDDVDIIFHGSLGNPRVLDCIEQGKKMFKWDEKKKLPKEEGKYLRGIGMAIGAHGNGVFGAHRDVVTLTLKLNEDGTLTLLTGAHDMGNGVVTMQTMMVAEVLGITPDKVDTFETDTDACTFNLGDYASRGVFVEGGGAKKTAEKLKTLILEEAEKLLETSKEELYLDGGYVISKLNENIKASLSDVAVYSQSKSLRELTVVEDYSSPAGRTSYGVHFAEVLVDKETKDIKVVDFVAVHDVGRVINPLNLEGQLEGGIHMGLGYALSEELAFDEQGRPKATDFKTYKLFRTVDMPKCQIAFVNGYEKAGPFGGKSIGECAVVPVAPAVANAVYNATDVEIHSLPIKLK from the coding sequence ATGGAAAAGGTAATAGGAAAATCATACCCTCTAAAAGATGCAGCTTTAAAAGTTACTGGTCAAATGAAATATGTGGCTGATATGAAACCACAAAATGTACTTCATGCTAAAATGCTTTTAAGCCCTGTAGCACATGCAAAGATAAAAAGTATAGATACAAGTGAAGCTGAGAAAGTAGTGGGTGTTAGAGCTATAGCCACTCATCTTAATACATCACAAAGAAAATACAATGGTTCTTTAAGATTTTATGAGCATAATATACCTGAAAATGAAGTTGTTTTTTCAGATACAGTTAGATTTGTTGGTGACCGTGTTGCAGCAGTTGCAGCGGAAACACTAGAAATAGCAGAAAAAGCTGTAAAACTTATAAAGGTTGAATATGAAGAGTTACCAGCTGTATTTACTATACAAGATGCAATAAAAGAAGATGCCATATGTATACATGGAGATTCAAACATAGTTTCACAAAATAATATAAATGGAGGAGATGTAGAAAAAGGCTTCAAAGAATGTGACTATATATTTGAAGATGAATACTCTACTCCAGCGATACATCATAGTGCAATAGAGACTCATAGTGTAATTGCACACTATGATTATAATGATAAATTAACTGTACATACACCTTGCCAAAATACATTTGGATTTAGAATAATATTGTCTCAAATTTTTGGGATGTCGTTAAATAAAGTAAGAGTTATAAGACCTGCTATTGGAGGTTCATTTGGTGGAAAATTAGAACTTACAATTGAACCAGTAGCAGCTGCACTGTCAAAAATGACGAGAAGACCAGTTAAAATGGTTCTCACAAGAAAAGAATCTATGATATCAACAAGAACTCGTCATGGGTCTTTTGTAAAATTAAAAACTGGTGTAAATAAAGATGGAGAAGTAATAGCACAAGATATAAAAATATACACAAATACAGGAGCATATGCATCAAGTGCTTTAAATGTTATAGGAGCACTTAGTCATAAAGTGTTTAAAGTTTATAAAATACCAAATATAAAGTTTACTGGAATGCCTGTATATACAAATACACCAATTGCAGGAGCTATGAGAGGCTATGGTTCACCTCAAATATTTATGGCTCAACAAGCTCAATTTGCAAAGATAGCTAAGGAAATAGGGATGGATTTGGTTGACTTCCAAAATAAAAATGCTGTAGAACCAGATGATGTTGATATAATTTTCCATGGTTCTCTTGGAAATCCTAGAGTATTGGATTGTATAGAGCAAGGCAAGAAGATGTTTAAGTGGGATGAGAAGAAAAAACTTCCAAAAGAAGAAGGAAAGTATTTAAGAGGTATAGGTATGGCAATAGGTGCACATGGTAATGGAGTTTTTGGTGCACATAGAGATGTTGTCACATTGACTCTTAAATTAAATGAAGATGGTACATTGACACTACTTACAGGAGCACATGATATGGGTAATGGTGTTGTAACTATGCAAACAATGATGGTAGCTGAAGTTTTAGGAATAACACCTGATAAAGTTGATACATTTGAAACTGATACTGATGCATGTACATTCAACCTTGGTGACTATGCAAGTAGAGGGGTATTTGTAGAAGGTGGAGGAGCTAAAAAGACAGCAGAAAAATTAAAGACACTTATATTAGAAGAAGCAGAAAAATTACTTGAAACATCAAAAGAAGAGTTATATCTAGATGGTGGATATGTAATTAGTAAACTTAATGAAAATATAAAAGCATCGCTTTCTGATGTTGCAGTATATAGTCAAAGTAAATCATTAAGAGAGTTAACTGTTGTTGAAGACTATTCTTCACCAGCTGGACGTACTTCTTATGGTGTACATTTTGCTGAAGTCTTAGTAGATAAAGAAACTAAGGATATAAAAGTAGTTGATTTTGTAGCTGTACATGATGTTGGTAGAGTTATAAATCCTCTAAATTTAGAAGGTCAATTAGAAGGTGGAATTCATATGGGTCTAGGATATGCACTTAGTGAAGAGTTGGCATTTGATGAGCAAGGTAGACCTAAGGCTACTGATTTTAAAACGTATAAATTATTTAGAACTGTAGATATGCCAAAGTGTCAAATTGCATTTGTAAATGGTTATGAAAAAGCTGGACCTTTTGGTGGTAAAAGTATTGGAGAATGTGCTGTTGTGCCAGTTGCACCAGCTGTCGCAAATGCAGTATATAATGCAACTGATGTAGAAATACATTCATTACCAATAAAATTAAAATAA
- a CDS encoding (2Fe-2S)-binding protein: MEKIKLNINDYMYEVEVEKNETLLHVLREKLNLTGAKQGCNSGSCGACKVLVDGVDIKSCKLLAINCEGKVIYTIESFANGENLHPIQEAFIEVGAVQCGYCTPGMIITTQALLNRNASPNEDEIREAFKENLCRCTGYVKIIEAVKLSAARLGGR, from the coding sequence ATGGAAAAAATAAAATTAAATATTAATGATTACATGTATGAAGTAGAAGTTGAAAAGAATGAAACTCTTTTACATGTACTTCGTGAAAAATTAAATCTAACTGGAGCGAAACAAGGTTGTAATAGTGGCAGTTGCGGAGCATGTAAAGTTTTGGTAGATGGTGTTGACATAAAATCTTGTAAACTTCTTGCAATAAACTGTGAAGGTAAAGTTATATACACTATAGAAAGTTTTGCTAATGGGGAAAATCTTCATCCAATACAAGAAGCTTTTATAGAGGTTGGAGCTGTACAATGTGGATATTGTACTCCTGGTATGATTATAACAACACAAGCTCTTTTAAATAGAAATGCATCTCCTAATGAGGATGAAATTAGAGAGGCTTTTAAGGAAAATCTCTGTAGATGCACAGGATATGTAAAAATTATAGAAGCTGTAAAATTATCTGCAGCTAGATTAGGGGGTAGATAA
- a CDS encoding amidohydrolase: protein MIDILIKNAIIVTVNKDREVIFDGAIAIQGDRIVDIGNTADIEPKYLNAKKIIDANGKVIFPGFINTHNHLFQVLLKGLGDDMALHEWLNTMMFPSAKFLTEQDTYDAAMLGCMEGLKSGITTMVDYMHTHNRPGLTDGIVKAYKDLGIRGVVGRGCIDLGIHKELIEDVETVEKDLRRVFEKYHNSENGRIKICVAPSSMWAISEEMGKMLWNIVKEYDSYFTVHISETEFARTATKDIHGEIDIKLLEKWGIVGPEVVAVHCVCITDEDMEMLKKYDIKVSHNVASNMYLASGVAPVPEMLKKGINVSLGLDGAASNNAQDMVELMKLTALQHKVNNCDPLAISAEKVLEMATIEGARTLRMEDEIGSLEIGKKADLVIFNSMLSPKSIPLHNPVSTLVYSASMHNVESVLVDGNIVLEDGKVTTIESEEQVLLNAQHAAEELCKRANVTNRMEGHKWNSLY from the coding sequence ATGATTGATATACTAATAAAAAATGCAATAATTGTTACAGTTAATAAAGATAGAGAAGTCATATTCGATGGAGCAATAGCTATTCAAGGTGATAGAATAGTGGATATAGGAAATACCGCTGATATTGAACCTAAGTATCTCAATGCTAAAAAGATTATAGATGCTAATGGAAAAGTGATATTCCCTGGTTTTATAAATACTCATAATCACCTATTCCAAGTATTATTAAAAGGTTTAGGCGATGATATGGCACTGCACGAGTGGTTAAATACAATGATGTTTCCATCAGCAAAATTCTTAACAGAACAAGATACTTATGATGCTGCAATGCTTGGATGTATGGAAGGTTTAAAAAGTGGTATAACTACAATGGTTGATTATATGCATACACATAATAGACCAGGGCTTACAGATGGAATAGTAAAAGCATATAAAGATTTAGGTATAAGAGGAGTTGTAGGTAGAGGCTGTATAGATTTAGGTATTCATAAAGAACTTATAGAAGATGTGGAAACGGTTGAAAAAGATTTGAGAAGAGTATTTGAAAAATATCATAATTCAGAAAACGGAAGAATAAAAATCTGTGTAGCACCTTCTTCAATGTGGGCTATATCTGAAGAAATGGGTAAAATGCTTTGGAATATAGTTAAAGAATATGATTCGTATTTTACAGTTCATATATCTGAAACAGAATTTGCAAGAACAGCAACAAAGGATATACATGGAGAAATCGATATAAAATTGCTTGAAAAATGGGGTATAGTAGGTCCAGAAGTTGTAGCAGTACATTGTGTATGTATAACTGATGAGGACATGGAAATGCTTAAAAAGTATGATATAAAAGTTTCTCATAATGTAGCAAGCAATATGTATCTTGCCTCTGGTGTTGCACCTGTTCCAGAAATGTTAAAAAAAGGCATAAATGTAAGTTTAGGTCTTGATGGTGCAGCAAGTAATAATGCACAAGATATGGTAGAGCTTATGAAACTAACAGCTTTACAACATAAAGTAAATAATTGTGACCCTCTTGCAATTTCTGCAGAGAAAGTTCTTGAAATGGCGACAATAGAGGGAGCAAGAACTCTTAGAATGGAAGACGAAATAGGTTCTTTGGAGATTGGAAAAAAAGCTGACTTAGTAATATTTAATTCAATGCTTTCTCCAAAATCAATACCTCTTCACAATCCTGTATCAACTTTGGTATACTCAGCTAGTATGCATAATGTAGAAAGTGTTTTAGTTGATGGAAATATAGTGCTTGAAGATGGAAAAGTAACTACAATCGAAAGTGAAGAACAAGTATTATTGAATGCACAACATGCAGCAGAAGAATTATGTAAGAGAGCTAATGTAACTAATAGAATGGAAGGACATAAGTGGAATAGCTTATACTAA
- a CDS encoding purine/pyrimidine permease: MKTRNTSKYDVDGIPPLKESIPLALQHLLAMIVGNMVPAILIANVVGLNQGQATMLIQGSMLAAGLATFLQLYPIPLFKGFKLGSRLPVMMGMSYVFLGACLSVAAKDGLAALFGAQIAAGVIVFFVGFGVKKIRHIFTSIVSGTIIACMGLGLFATAIKNLAGGEGAQTFGNPINFAVGIIVAFVIIMINKYGKGLVKNSSILIGILVGYAISLVLGLVDFSAVQGASIVSLPTPAAFGLEFRPELIVMFTIIYIIGIADMMGACTIATIGAMDREVTDEELSSVVLGNSVTSIISSLFAALPTGVFSQNTVIVSMNKVTSRFVIALGALVLLLAGISPALGAIMTTIPSCVVGGATLVVFSSIAMSGFSIMSMDGFTEENNLIAGVSIATSIGLTTAPQVLDQFPATVGTVLGGSSIVSGAIIAILLQTLFKLKSSKNAENVTSNFEENIG; encoded by the coding sequence ATGAAAACACGTAATACTTCAAAATATGATGTCGATGGGATACCACCACTAAAGGAATCAATACCTTTAGCTTTGCAACATCTATTGGCAATGATAGTAGGAAATATGGTACCTGCGATATTAATAGCAAACGTGGTAGGACTTAACCAGGGGCAAGCAACAATGTTGATTCAGGGCTCTATGTTAGCAGCAGGTTTGGCAACATTTTTACAATTATATCCAATACCTTTATTTAAAGGATTTAAGTTAGGCTCAAGATTACCTGTAATGATGGGAATGAGTTATGTATTTTTAGGAGCATGTCTTTCAGTAGCAGCTAAAGATGGTTTAGCCGCTCTATTCGGGGCACAGATTGCTGCTGGGGTAATCGTATTCTTTGTAGGATTTGGAGTTAAGAAAATTAGACATATATTCACTTCAATAGTTTCTGGAACTATAATAGCATGTATGGGACTTGGATTATTTGCAACAGCTATAAAGAATTTAGCTGGCGGAGAAGGTGCACAAACGTTTGGAAATCCAATAAACTTTGCAGTGGGAATTATAGTTGCTTTTGTAATAATAATGATAAACAAATACGGTAAAGGTCTAGTAAAAAATTCTTCAATATTAATAGGAATATTAGTAGGTTATGCTATATCTTTAGTTTTAGGATTAGTTGATTTCTCAGCAGTTCAAGGAGCATCTATAGTATCTTTACCAACACCAGCAGCTTTTGGATTGGAGTTTAGACCAGAGTTAATAGTAATGTTTACTATTATTTACATAATAGGTATAGCTGATATGATGGGTGCATGTACAATAGCTACAATAGGAGCAATGGATAGAGAGGTAACTGATGAAGAGTTATCATCAGTTGTTTTAGGAAATTCTGTAACTTCTATAATTTCGTCATTATTTGCAGCTCTTCCAACTGGAGTATTTAGCCAAAATACAGTAATTGTATCTATGAATAAAGTTACAAGTAGATTTGTAATAGCACTAGGTGCACTTGTATTATTACTAGCAGGAATATCTCCAGCACTAGGAGCAATAATGACAACTATACCATCTTGTGTTGTTGGAGGAGCAACTTTAGTAGTGTTCTCGTCAATAGCAATGTCTGGTTTTTCTATTATGAGTATGGATGGATTTACTGAAGAAAACAATCTTATAGCAGGTGTATCTATAGCAACAAGTATAGGTCTTACAACTGCTCCACAAGTTTTAGACCAATTTCCAGCAACAGTTGGAACTGTCCTTGGAGGTTCAAGTATAGTTTCTGGAGCAATAATAGCTATATTACTTCAAACATTATTTAAATTAAAGTCAAGTAAAAATGCTGAAAACGTTACTTCAAACTTTGAGGAAAATATTGGATAA
- a CDS encoding purine permease, protein MFDIDGRPPILKCLPLSMQHILAMIVGTVTVPIVVGGAVGVSPTQITLLVQYALIIAGISTLIQLYPIGNIGSRLPIIFGVGFTYVPTLVAVGGNYGLASILGAQLIGGVAIVLIGVFIKKIRKFFPNIVAGTVVFTIGLSLYPIAINYMAGGVNSPTYGSMQNWAVAAITLVVVIGLSQFAKGYAKLAAIFLGIIVGYCVSLALGIINFDPIREAAWFAVPKPLEFGMEFDMPVIISVVIVSIINAVQAIGDLSATTMGGMDRNITDKELSSGVIGSGICTMIGALFGGLPPSSYSQNVGMVAMNKVISRFVLGMAGIFMLLSGFVPKFGALMTTIPYSVLGGATISIFSMITMTGIKLIITEELSSRNITIVGLAIALGMGITSVPAAQEAFPSFVKLVFGESPIVIATLVAFVLNLIIPNKSLEDEAKERAVMEETN, encoded by the coding sequence ATGTTTGATATTGATGGAAGGCCACCAATTTTAAAGTGTTTACCACTATCAATGCAACATATATTGGCAATGATAGTTGGGACTGTTACAGTACCTATAGTAGTAGGAGGAGCTGTGGGTGTTAGCCCTACACAAATAACACTTTTGGTGCAATATGCATTAATAATAGCTGGCATATCGACACTTATACAACTATATCCAATAGGAAATATTGGTTCAAGATTGCCTATAATTTTTGGAGTTGGTTTTACTTATGTACCAACACTTGTAGCAGTCGGAGGAAATTATGGATTAGCAAGCATTTTGGGTGCACAATTAATAGGGGGAGTGGCTATAGTATTAATAGGGGTATTCATAAAAAAGATAAGAAAATTTTTTCCGAATATAGTTGCAGGAACCGTAGTTTTTACAATTGGATTATCTTTGTATCCTATAGCAATAAATTATATGGCAGGTGGTGTAAATAGCCCTACTTATGGCTCCATGCAAAATTGGGCAGTAGCAGCTATAACACTAGTGGTAGTTATAGGTCTTAGTCAATTTGCAAAAGGATATGCAAAATTGGCAGCAATATTTTTGGGAATTATAGTTGGATATTGTGTATCTTTAGCTTTGGGTATAATAAATTTTGACCCTATTAGAGAGGCAGCTTGGTTTGCAGTACCTAAACCACTTGAATTTGGAATGGAATTTGATATGCCTGTAATAATATCGGTAGTAATTGTAAGTATAATCAATGCTGTTCAAGCAATTGGTGATTTATCAGCTACTACAATGGGAGGTATGGATAGGAATATCACGGACAAGGAATTATCAAGTGGAGTAATAGGAAGTGGAATTTGTACTATGATAGGAGCTTTGTTTGGAGGTTTGCCACCATCATCATATAGCCAAAACGTGGGAATGGTAGCTATGAACAAAGTAATAAGTAGATTTGTGCTCGGAATGGCTGGTATATTTATGTTATTGTCGGGGTTTGTACCTAAATTTGGTGCATTAATGACTACTATACCATATTCTGTTTTAGGAGGAGCTACAATATCTATATTTAGTATGATAACAATGACAGGGATAAAGTTAATTATTACAGAAGAGTTGTCATCAAGAAATATTACTATTGTTGGTTTGGCAATTGCTTTAGGAATGGGAATAACATCAGTCCCAGCAGCCCAAGAGGCATTTCCTTCATTTGTAAAATTGGTATTTGGAGAATCTCCAATAGTAATTGCTACACTAGTTGCATTCGTTTTAAATCTAATAATACCAAATAAAAGTCTAGAGGATGAAGCTAAAGAAAGAGCTGTTATGGAAGAGACTAATTAA
- a CDS encoding sigma 54-interacting transcriptional regulator: MDKHSDSVMYGGMEVYNIWGTTTVDSIIGESDVMLALKDRICKIGNSDSTVAITGESGTGKELIARAIHLAGNRGNKTFVAINCAAIPEPLLESELFGYTKGAFSGADSKGKIGKFELANGGVVFLDEIGDMPIQLQSKLLRVLQEKKFTRIGSNELIDIDVRIISATNRDLFELVKENKFREDLYYRLNVIPLEVPPLRERGDDIQILINNFIDKYSRKMKKNVYHIEPDVEQMLLKYPWPGNIRELENTIELALNLLEEDGIIHKGIINRKIIEYFKLNNINIKLLEENDYEISMEQDILTLEEFERAYIKKVLKFYGNDTKSKKLAAKKLGISLATLYRKIDV, from the coding sequence ATGGACAAACACAGTGATTCAGTAATGTATGGTGGAATGGAAGTATACAATATTTGGGGAACAACAACAGTAGACTCTATAATTGGAGAGTCTGATGTAATGCTTGCTCTTAAAGATAGAATTTGCAAAATTGGAAATAGCGATTCTACTGTAGCTATAACTGGAGAAAGTGGCACTGGAAAAGAGTTAATAGCAAGAGCCATTCATCTCGCAGGAAACAGAGGGAATAAAACATTCGTTGCTATAAACTGTGCTGCTATACCAGAGCCTTTACTAGAAAGTGAACTTTTTGGGTATACAAAAGGAGCTTTTAGTGGAGCAGATTCAAAAGGTAAAATTGGTAAATTTGAATTGGCCAATGGAGGGGTAGTATTTTTAGATGAGATAGGAGATATGCCAATTCAACTGCAATCAAAGCTATTGAGAGTACTACAGGAAAAGAAGTTTACGAGAATAGGTTCAAATGAACTAATTGATATAGATGTTAGAATCATATCAGCTACTAATAGAGATTTATTTGAGTTGGTTAAGGAAAATAAATTTAGAGAAGACTTATACTATAGATTAAATGTAATACCTTTAGAGGTACCTCCACTTAGAGAAAGAGGAGACGATATACAAATATTAATAAACAATTTTATAGACAAATATTCTAGAAAGATGAAGAAAAACGTGTACCATATAGAACCAGATGTAGAACAAATGTTACTTAAATATCCTTGGCCAGGGAATATTAGAGAGTTGGAAAATACTATAGAACTTGCCTTAAATCTTCTTGAAGAAGATGGGATAATACATAAAGGTATAATAAACAGAAAGATAATTGAATATTTTAAGTTAAATAATATAAATATAAAACTGCTTGAGGAAAATGATTATGAGATAAGTATGGAACAAGACATACTTACGCTTGAAGAATTTGAAAGAGCGTATATAAAGAAAGTATTAAAATTTTATGGAAATGATACTAAATCTAAAAAACTAGCTGCTAAAAAACTTGGAATATCGCTAGCTACATTGTATAGAAAAATAGATGTATAA
- a CDS encoding McrC family protein, producing the protein MSKNIYVKETYEWIRVGNGANELTEIEYEKLLKYLENNNNVLKSNIIDIKYKKLRFINYVGIICFENVILEILPKLSLSDNLVKDREMLLQMLSTCNKIPIIMNEKIRLSLKNYNLLNFFVMYFIESMQTQMKRGIHFEYINKIENLNVIRGKILLSTYAREKQISPMKIKCEYDEYSENNFLNQVLKKACVSILCRINDNLIQGKIKKILSYFQNVDLIYVDREKLLDYKFYKNNDRFKDCYLLARLILLNLSMDNSQNNQDAFSILFEINTLYEEYIGVLIKSIWDNSFRETYIQDKSKFLLKNEQTGKKNFNLRPDIVLYDLKNEYEIIIDTKWKAIEVDSNVFYRSSDIYQMYAYITTYENAKRCILLYPCIQKDKNYSSWKLSESFKGKFIEAKTVRLDDIKNTKNDLKKIIFNYKF; encoded by the coding sequence ATGAGTAAAAATATATATGTTAAAGAAACTTACGAATGGATAAGAGTAGGTAATGGTGCAAATGAGCTTACAGAAATTGAATATGAAAAATTGCTTAAATATCTAGAGAACAATAATAATGTATTAAAGAGTAATATAATAGATATTAAATACAAAAAACTTAGATTCATAAACTATGTAGGTATTATATGTTTTGAAAATGTAATACTTGAAATACTTCCTAAATTGTCATTAAGTGATAATCTTGTAAAAGACAGAGAAATGTTACTACAGATGCTTTCTACATGCAATAAAATTCCAATTATAATGAACGAAAAAATAAGATTGAGTTTGAAAAATTATAATCTCCTAAATTTTTTTGTTATGTATTTTATTGAGAGCATGCAAACACAGATGAAGAGAGGAATTCATTTTGAATATATAAATAAAATAGAGAACTTGAATGTTATAAGGGGCAAAATATTATTAAGTACATATGCAAGAGAAAAACAAATTTCTCCAATGAAAATAAAATGTGAGTATGATGAATATAGTGAAAATAATTTCTTAAATCAAGTTCTTAAAAAAGCATGTGTATCTATTTTATGTAGAATAAATGATAATTTAATTCAAGGGAAAATTAAAAAAATTTTAAGTTATTTTCAAAATGTAGATTTAATTTATGTAGATAGAGAAAAATTATTAGATTATAAATTTTATAAAAATAATGATAGATTTAAAGATTGTTATTTACTAGCTAGACTTATACTTTTAAATTTATCTATGGATAACAGTCAAAACAATCAAGATGCATTTTCTATATTATTTGAAATAAATACTTTGTATGAAGAATATATAGGAGTTTTAATAAAAAGTATATGGGATAATTCATTTAGAGAGACGTACATACAAGATAAGAGTAAATTTCTCTTAAAAAATGAACAAACAGGGAAGAAAAATTTTAATTTAAGACCAGATATAGTTTTATATGACTTAAAAAATGAATATGAAATTATAATTGACACTAAATGGAAAGCTATTGAAGTAGATTCAAATGTTTTTTACAGGTCAAGTGATATATATCAGATGTATGCATATATAACAACATATGAAAATGCAAAAAGATGTATATTATTATATCCCTGTATTCAAAAAGATAAAAATTATAGTTCTTGGAAATTATCAGAATCATTTAAGGGTAAGTTTATAGAAGCAAAAACTGTGAGATTAGATGATATAAAAAACACAAAAAATGATTTGAAAAAGATAATTTTTAATTATAAATTTTAA